One window from the genome of Cricetulus griseus strain 17A/GY chromosome 2, alternate assembly CriGri-PICRH-1.0, whole genome shotgun sequence encodes:
- the LOC100761326 gene encoding interferon-inducible GTPase 1 → MGQLFSAQNEDHGDSETNFTAYFKKIKKENKIIPEETIHLIEFHLKKGNILGANSVISDALKNIDKAPINIAVTGESGAGKSSFINALRGIGPEDKGAAEIGVVETTMKITKYEHPKIKTLALWDLPGIGTMKFPPKEYLEKVEFQKYDFFIIVSATRFTRLELDLAKAIQSMKKNYYMVRTKVDEDLKNEQKSKPRTFDRETILEKIRSYYVGSFRENNMNAPQIFLISNHYLSDYDFPVLMDTLIKNLPAQKRHNFTLSMTNITEAAIDRKRESMQQTIWLEAFKDGFLFTAPAVGILRDNMKNQTASLNNYRVLFGVDDESLESMAKDSQVPVEQLKKIIKSPYLLEIKKEETLGETFLKYLEKFASANGGLLATGLYFRKTFYLHHIFLDNVTDDAKVLLREIYSKKVD, encoded by the coding sequence ATGGGTCAGTTATTCTCTGCTCAGAATGAAGACCATGGAGATTCAGAGACCAACTTCACTGCATATTTTAAGaagattaagaaagaaaacaaaataattcctgAGGAAACCATCCATTTAATAGAATTTCAtctgaaaaaaggaaacattCTGGGGGCAAACTCTGTAATCAGTGATGCTCTGAAAAATATTGATAAGGCCCCAATAAACATTGCTGTGACCGGAGAGTCTGGAGCAGGGAAATCCAGCTTCATCAATGCCCTGAGGGGGATTGGACCTGAAGACAAAGGTGCAGCTGAAATTGGGGTAGTAGAGACAACCATGAAGATAACTAAATACGAACACCCCAAAATTAAAACTTTGGCTTTATGGGACCTGCCTGGCATTGGAACTATGAAATTCCCACCAAAAGAGTATCTGGAGAAAGTAGAATTCCAAAAATATGACTTCTTCATTATTGTTTCTGCCACACGTTTTACACGTCTTGAACTAGACCTTGCCAAAGCAATCCAATCTATGAAAAAGAATTACTACATGGTGAGAACTAAGGTGGATGaggatttaaaaaatgaacaaaaatccaAACCACGTACCTTTGACAGAGAAACGATCCTGGAGAAGATCCGAAGCTACTATGTGGGTAGCTTTAGAGAGAATAACATGAATGCACCACAGATTTTCTTGATCTCTAACCATTATTTATCTGACTATGATTTTCCAGTCCTGATGGACACCCTGATAAAGAATCTTCCTGCTCAAAAGCGCCACAATTTTACACTTTCCATGACTAATATTACAGAGGCAGCCATTGACAGAAAGCGCGAGTCCATGCAGCAGACTATCTGGTTGGAAGCCTTCAAGGATGGATTTTTGTTTACTGCTCCTGCAGTGGGCATCCTCAGAGATAATATGAAAAATCAGACAGCAAGTTTAAACAACTATCGTGTCCTCTTTGGAGTGGATGATGAATCCCTGGAATCCATGGCAAAGGATTCCCAAGTTCCTGttgaacaactgaaaaaaatcattaaatctcCTTATTTGTTGgaaattaagaaagaagaaacctTAGGAGagacatttttgaaatatttggaGAAATTTGCCTCAGCTAATGGTGGGCTCCTTGCTACAGGTCTTTACTTTAGGAAAACCTTTTACTTGCATCATATCTTCCTTGACAATGTGACTGATGATGCCAAAGTTCTCCTTAGAGAGATATACTCAAAAAAAGTAGATTAA